TACAAGCTTCAGGCGGATGCCAAGGCCTATCAAAAAGATTATCTCTCTGCCTTCAATTTAATGAAGGACTATACCAAGCATTTGGCGCAAATGGATTCGATAAGAGGCGCATCAGACTTGCAAAAACTTGAAACTCAGGTTCGACTGAAAGATGCCGAACTTAATGCTCAAGAACTTAGCATAGCCTTGCAGGACAGTAAGCGTCAGACCTATATTTTAATTGTCATTATTGTATTGGCGGGCATTATCATCTTTTTGATATACCGCATTAATCGCAATACCCGCGAACGCAATAGAGCCATCGCCGAAGTGGCGGCTACGCGTGGTCGAATGCTTTCCATTTTATCGCATGATATCCGTACTCCTCTTGGGCAATTAATAGGAACCCTGGATGCTTTTGAAGAAGGGGATTTGAATGTGACCGAGCTGAAGGAAATGTTGGGTCCTATCAAAGCAGCAGCAGAGAGTACCAATAAACTATTGGATAATACGGTGGCTTGGATCAATGTGAACCGCGCTGATTTTAAACTGAATCCTATCAATTTTGACGTACATGCTTTCTATGAAGATGTATTAAGTCATTTTAAAGCAGTGGCTCGTGCCAAGGAAGTGAGTTTTGAGCTGGATATTCAATTAAAGAACTTGTATGCCGATCGCTTTTTGGTACAAACCACCCTTTTCAATTTAATAAGCAATGCCCTTAAATTCAGTGAGAAGGGCGGACGCTTAGTCTTGAAGAACTATCAGCGAAAGGACCGCAAGGTTTTGGAGGTATCCGATAATGGCCGTGGAATTAGTGAGGCGAATTTGGAGATTATTCGCTGGGAGATGCGCATCAGCACCCAGGGAACTCATCGCGAAAGCGGAGGTGGACTTGGTTTAACCATTGTTCGCGATGCCTGTCATAAGCTGGAAGCGGATTTCGAAATAGACAGCATCGAAGGTCAGGGCACTAATTGCCGAATAGTTTTCTAGCTTCGCAGAGCAAGATTAGAAAGATGCAAATAGCGGAAATTATTCGTGTTTTAGAAGACTGGGCTCCCTTAGCTTATCAGGAGTCCTATGATAACAGCAAATTACTATTTGGTCAAAAGGAGAGTGAGCTGGATCAGGTATTGGTTTCTCTCGATATAACCGAAGCCATTGTGGATGAAGCCCTGCAAAAAGGGGCGCAGATGATTGTTAGTCATCATCCTTTGATTTTCGGAGGCCTGAAGTCTCTTACCGGCAAGAACGATGCAGAGCGAGCACTGATTAAGGCCATTCAGAATAATATTGCCATTTACGCCTTACACACCAATTTGGATAATGTATCTAGTGGAGTGAATGCGGAGATTGGTCGTAGGTTGGGTATTGCTAATCCCAAGATTTTAGCGCCACGTACTGGCATTTTAAAGAAATTGGTAGTCTTCGTGCCTAACAGCAGTGT
The Croceimicrobium hydrocarbonivorans genome window above contains:
- a CDS encoding sensor histidine kinase is translated as MSSQAQLSMEENVDSLNNLYAKGLYEELIYMGQSNIADWPLGDTLNRHYGRTLLNLGKAFGQLEVYSVAMQYHRRALSVYKQISDSSGVVNAYTYLASIYYSTEDSAGAFANLNWARSYYPDSVSKTEEMRHTYILGLLYKKFGTPERGLELIDSLIPHLRTNSYLYAQVNVASIDLMDSMEFLVRYPDILLHIERSKFSVVYRIKALEEVLMRANEIGRQDIIVRYLPKLESLMKDGGRNVSITQKARFYKLQADAKAYQKDYLSAFNLMKDYTKHLAQMDSIRGASDLQKLETQVRLKDAELNAQELSIALQDSKRQTYILIVIIVLAGIIIFLIYRINRNTRERNRAIAEVAATRGRMLSILSHDIRTPLGQLIGTLDAFEEGDLNVTELKEMLGPIKAAAESTNKLLDNTVAWINVNRADFKLNPINFDVHAFYEDVLSHFKAVARAKEVSFELDIQLKNLYADRFLVQTTLFNLISNALKFSEKGGRLVLKNYQRKDRKVLEVSDNGRGISEANLEIIRWEMRISTQGTHRESGGGLGLTIVRDACHKLEADFEIDSIEGQGTNCRIVF